From Mumia sp. ZJ1417:
TCGCGCCGACGTCGCTGGAGCTGACCGAGCGCCGCATCGGCGTGATCGGCGCCAACGGCTCAGGGAAGTCCACGCTCGCCCGGATGGTCAACGGGCTCGTCACCGCGTCGACGGGCCGGGTCCTCGTCGACGGGGTGGACGTCGCCGCGCAGCCGTCGCGCGTACGCCGCCGGGTGGGGTTCGTGTTCACCGACCCCGCGGCGCAGGTGGTGATGCCGACGTGCGTCGAGGACATCGAGCTCTCGCTGCGCCGCCACGTCAAGCGCGCCGGTGAGCGGCGTGAGAGGGCGCTCGACGTGCTCGCGCGGTACGGGCTGCGCGACCTCGCCGACACGAGCGTCCATGCCCTGTCGGGTGGACAGCGTCAGCTGCTGGCGATCGCGGGTGTCCTTGCGACGGAGCCTGTCGTCGTGGTCGCCGACGAGCCGACGACCCTCCTCGACCTCGCCAACACCCGGCGGATCGGCGACCTGCTCCACGGGCTCGACCAACAGGTCGTGCTGGTGACCCACGACCTCGATCTCGTACGGCACTGCGACCGCGTCCTCGTCGTCGACCACGGGCGGGTGCGCTTCGACGGGGCTGCCGACGAGGCCGTCGCGGACTACGTGGCGTCTGTCGAGCAGGCGGTCGCACCGTGAGCACCCCGTACCTGATCGGTGTCTATCAGCCGGGCGACTCGGTGGTCCACCGGTTGCCGGTGGGCGTGAAGGTCGCGGCGCTCGCGGTGTTCAGCGTCGCGGTCGTGGCGGTACGCAGCATGCCTGCGTCGTGGGCGTACCTCGCCGTCGCGCTCGCGGTCGCAGCCGTCGCTCGGGTGCCGTTGAGGCTGCTCGCGCGCGCGGCACGGGCGGTGCTGCTCGTGGCGGTCGTGATCGGGGCCTTCCAGTGGTGGTTCCACGGCCGCGACCGCGCGATCGAGACGCTGCTCGACCTCGTGTCGCTGTCGCTGATGGCGGTCGTCCTCACCGCCACGACACCGGTCAACGCGATGCTCGACGCCTTTGTCCGGTGGATCACGCCGCTGCGTTGGTTCGGTGTGGATCCCGACCGCGTCGCGCTGACGATCTCCCTCGCGATGCAGGCGATCCCGGGCACGTTCGCGATCGCCGCGGAGACGCGCGACGCCGCTCGCGCCCGAGGGCTCGAGCGGCGCCCACGGGCGTATCTCTCGCCGTTCGTCATCCGGGTCGTCGCGCGCGCCCAGGAGACGGGCGACGCGCTCGCCGCTCGCGGCGTCGGCGACGACTGACGTCCGCCGGGGCCACGTTCGCTCGGGTACCCCTGCCAAGCTGCGCCGACCCGAGTGGGTGCGGTGGGGTCAGTCGCCGTTCGCTGGGGTACCCGAAGGAACCGACAGGGTACGGCGCGGGCGATCGCCGCGCCGAGCGGCCGTCACCAGCTGGCGTGCAGCGGGCGCCCTTCCTCGTACCCGGCGGTGCTCTGCAGTCCCACGACCGCACGCTCGGCGAACTCGGGGATGCTCCGCGCACCGGCGTACGTCGCCGACGAGCGGACGCCCGCGATGATCTGGTCGATCAGGTCCTCCACGCCGGGGCGCTCGGGGTTGAGATACATGCGGGAGGTGCTGATGCCCTCCTCGAACAGCGCCATCCGGGCGCGCTCGAAGCCGGCCGCGTCGCGGGTGCGGTTGGAGACCGCGCGGGCCGAGGCCATGCCGAACGACTCCTTGTAGGGGCGGCCGTCCGTGCCGATGCGCAGGTCGCCCGGGCTCTCGTACGTGCCGGCCAGCCAGGAGCCGATCATCACGCTCGCTCCGCCGGCCGCGAGCGCCAGCGCGACGTCGCGGGGATATCGGACGCCGCCGTCGGCCCACACGTGCTTGCCGAGGTCGGCGGCTGCGGTGGCGCACTCGAGCACGGCCGAGAACTGCGGCCGTCCGACACCGGTCATCATGCGGGTGGTGCACATCGCGCCCGGACCGACGCCGACCTTGGCGATGTCGGCTCCGGCGGCGATGAGGTCGCGGGTGCCGTCGGCCGATACGACGTTGCCGGCGACGACCGGGACGCGGCGGCCGGTCTCGACCTCGTACGCGTCGCGCGCCGCGACGACCAGCGGCAGCGCCTGGAGCATCTTGTCCTGGTGACCGTGCGCGGTGTCGACGACGAGGACGTCGACGCCCATCGCGAGCAGCGCCTCGGCCTTGCCGCGCACGTCGCCGTTGATGCCGATCGCGGCACCGATCTCGAGGCGGCCTTCGGCGTCGAGGGCCGGCGTGTAGAGCGTCGAGCGCAGGGCGCCCTTCTTCGTCGCGACGCCGACGAGGGCGCCGTCGTGCAGGACGGGCGCGTACGACAGGTGGTGCTCGCTGAGCGCGTCGAAGACCGTACGGGGGTCGTCGGCGGCGTCGAGCGCGAGCACGTCGGAGCTCATCACCTCGTGGACCTGCGCGAACCGGTCGACCTCGGCGCCGTCGTGCTCGGTGACGACACCGAGAGGCTTGTCGCCCTCGACCACGAGCACGGCGCCGTGGGCGCGCTTGTGCAGGAGGCTGAGCGCCTCGCCGACGGTGGTGTCGGGCGTGACGGAGACCGGGGTGTCATAGATCGGGTGTGCCGCTTTGACCTGCGCCACGGAGCGAGCGACGACGTCGAGCGGGATGTCCTGCGGGATGACGGCAAGCCCGCCTCGACGCGCCAGGGTCTCGGCCATCCGGCGTCCAGAGACCGCCGTCATGTTGGCCGCGACGACCGGGATCGTCGTGCCGACGCCGTCGGGGGTGGTGAGATCGACGTCGAAGCGGGAGATGACGTCGGAGCGCGACGGCACCATGAACACGTCGCTGTAGGTCAGATCCTGGGACGGCTGCTGGTCGTTGAGAAAACGCACCCTTTCAGGGTACTGACCGGCGGCGTTGCGCGGACCCGTCGAGACTGTCTGACCTTCGTGCGACGGTGGATCCATGCCTGGTCACGAGCACTCCATCCCGCTGTCCGTCGACTACGTCGAGATCGCCGTCACCGACCTGCCGGCCGCGTCCGCGTTCTACCGCGACGCATTCGGGTGGGAGATCGTCCCGTACGGCGACGAGTACGCCGGCTTCCGTACGCCCGCCGAGTCCGGGGGCGAGGAGGCGGGTGGCCTGCGGCTGGCCGACGAGGTGACCCGCGGGTCGACCCTCGTCCTGCTGTACGCCGACGACCTCGAGGCGTGCGCCGCGTCCGTCACGGCGGCGGGCGGCAAGGTCATCGAGGGGCCGTACGCGTTCCCCGGCGGTCGCCGCTTCCACTTCCTCGACCCGAGCGGCAACGAGCTCGGGGCCTGGTCGACGAGCTGAGGCGGGCGCGCGCTGAGCCGGCGGGCGGCTCAGCGCGAGAACGCGCCCTGCGCCTCGCGCAGACGTGTCCAGCCGAGCTCCCCGAACGGCTCGTGGCGCCGTACGACCGCGTCGGCGACGTCGTGGGCGGAGCGTTCGGCGAGGGTGACGAGGTCGTCGGGATAGCCGTACGTGAGGCGGTGCTCGGTGAGCTCGTCGGCGTCGAGCGTCTCGACCTGTCCGTCGATCGTCAGGACCACATCGAGGTCGAGGTCGAGCATCGTCACGAGATCGGGCGCCTCCCACCTCGCCGGGGTCGTCATGTCGACGTAGAGACGCCACCGCAGTCGTCTGGTCGGATCGTCCTCGACGGCGTGGAACGTCGCGACGTACGGGTCGGTGTGCGGGACGAGCGTGATGCTGTCGACGACCGTCCGTACGTCGCGGGCCGGGCGGACCATGCGCGACCCTGCCGGCATGTACAGCCACGTACCGACCTCGTCGCGGGCGTGCGCGATCGTGTCGAACTCCCAGTGCGGGTGGCCGCCGTACTTCGTCGTGACCTGACGGACGAGGGTCCCGGGTGCGGGCTCGGGCGGCGGTGCCGACCCAGGGGTGCCGATCAGGCCGCCATCGCGACGGGGCACTGCGGAGTGCCGGCCTCGCGCACCGGCGCGACTCCCTGGTGCACGGCGTAGGCGCGGGCGACCGTGGCGACGAGGTCGAGCATCGTGATACCGAGGGCCGTGCAGACCGAGGCGATGATCTCCGAAGAGGCTTCCTTCTGGCCGCGCTCGATCTCGGAGAGGTAGGCCAGCGAGACTCGGGAGGACTTCGCAACGTCGCGCAAGGTCCTGCCGCGCGCACGGCGCTCCCCGCGGAGCGCGTCGCCCAGCGCCTCACGCAGCAGCGGGGCGGGCTCCGGTGCGGGCGGGACGGGTGCGAGCAAGGTGGTCACTCTTTCACGCTAGGCGGCGTACCCAAGTTCGCGCCATCGCAGACGCGCTTCGTTCGCTCTCAGCAGACGCTCAACCCAGCCCGATGCGCAGCTCGCCGCGCGGCACGGACGAGGGATTGAGGGCGTCCTTGTGGACGATCGCGCGGTAGCAGCGCGTCGCGTACCGCATCCGCAGACCGTTGTGCCCGCTGGCGTGGCTCTCGTACAGGGCACGGACCTGGTCGAGGACACGTTCTCGCTCGCGGTGGGCCCGTGCGGCGATCGACGAGCGCGACGAGACCAGGGCGAGGAGGGCGTCGAGGTCGAGCTGCTGCCAGAAGCCGAAGTCGGCAGAGTCGGGCAGATCGAACAACCCCGAGAGCGGCAGCGAGTCGGTGATCGCCGCGAGGTCGTCGGGCTCGGCGTCGATGATCGCCGTGAGGCGGCGGACCCACGGGACGGACTCGTCGCGGGTGTTCCAGACGAGCGCGGCACGTCCACCGGTCCGCAGGACGCGAGCGACCTCGGGGAGGGTGCGCTCGGCGTCGAACCAGTGGTACGACTGCGCGGCCACGACGACGTCGAAGGACCCGGCGGGAAACGGAAGGCGCTCGGCGACCGCGCGTACGACGGGGACCTCGAGGCGGCTGGCGAGCCTGCCGAGCATCTCGGCGGAGCGGTCGAGGGCGACGACGTCGTGCCCGAGCGCCGTCAGGGCGGTGGTCATCTGGCCGGATCCGGCGCCGAGCTCGAGAACGCGGACGGGCGCGTCACCGATGAGCCACCGCACGGCGCGCTCGGGGTAGGACGGTCGGGAGTGCGCGTAGTCTCCGGCGCACGCGTCGAAGGCTCGCGCACGCTCCGGGGACCTGTCCACAGGCCCGAGGCTACCAACGGCTCCGCGGCCCGCCCCGTATCCTGCAGGGCGTGCCTGACCCCTTTTCCGCCCTGACGGCGCTGGACGGTGTCCCGTCGGCGTTCGCTGCCACCCGTGACGGTCTCGACTCGCTGCTGCGTGACCGCGGTCTGCGCCGCAGCACGCCCGAGATGACGGCCGACTCGCTGTTGCTGGGCGCGGCCGCGAGCGCCGCGATCGACGGTGCCCCGTACGATCCGGACGGCCTGCGTCGCGGCGAGGCCGATCCGCTTGCCCTCGCCGTCGCGCGGATGAGCACCGAGCTGCTGTCGCTGGTCCCGACGTGGCACAAGGCCCCGCTTCAGGCGATCGCCCGCATCCACGCGCTGGTGGCGCGGGGCCGAGTCAGCGACGACGAGCTGGGACGGCCGGTGTCGCCGGAGGGTGCGAGGCGGCTCGGCACGCTCGCGCAGGCCGTGGTCGCCCCGACAGAGGCGCCGGGCCTGCTGGTCGCTTCGGTCGTGCACGCCGAGATCGCGACCGCAGGGGCGTTCGTGTCCGACAACGGGATCGTCGCACGGGCGGCCGAGCGGCTGGTGATCGTCGCCAAGGGTGTCGATCCGGCGAGCCTGACGGTGCCGGAGGCCGGTCACCGGGCTGCGGGGGCGGGCTACACGAAGCTGCTGGGCGAGTACGAGTCGGAGGGGACGGCAGGCGTGCACAAGTGGCTGCTGTACGCGGCACAGGCGTACGCGGACGGCGCGGAGGCGGCGCCTGTCGAGCCACCGAAGGGCCCCCGCAGCCGCTCCTGACACCCCAACCCCTGTGCGCACACCCCAACCCCCGTGCGCGCCCCAGCCCTCGTGCGCGCTCCCGTGGGAGGGCGGCGAAGCCGTCCGAACAGGCAGACGCGCCACCTGCTCGAGATGGCGCGCCCTTGGCTGACCGTCTTCTCGGCTACCAGGCGTCCTGAACTCCGTAGTACCAGTCCGGGGCCTCGATGGGTTCTCCCGTGGCTGGTATCCCTTTAAGACGGGAAGGGTCGTCGCGTGGGTACCGGGTCTTCGATCTGCCGCCTTACTTGTCTCCTTTGTACCCGCTCGGGACGGTTACGGCTACCCCTTGGCCGCAGATGGCGAGATGCGAGGCTCACACAGAGCGGCGGCGTTTGAGCTGGTGAAGAGCGACTCCGGCCGCCGCGGACACGGCGGCGGCGGCCAGCCCGGCGACAGCGACCTTGCTGCCGGTGGACTCGAGCGAGACTCGGCTCTTCAGGGCGATCGGCTCGGCGAACTCGAGCACCGGCCAGTCCTCCTCGGCAGCCAGGCGACGCAACGCCTTGTCCGGGTTGACGACGTACGGGTGCCCGACCTCGACGAGCATCGGCACGTCGGTCTCGGAGTCGGAGTAGGCGTAGGACTCGGTGAGGTCGTACCCCTGCTCGTCGGCGAGTTCCCTGATCGCGATGGCCTTGTTCTCGCCGTACGCGTACCTCTCGATCTCGCCGGTGTAGCGGCCGTCCTCCTCGACGAGCCGCGTCGCGATCACGTGGTCGGCACCGAGCATCGCGCCGATCGGGTCGACGACCTCAGACCCTGAGGCGGAGACGATGACCACGTCGCGCCCTGCGGAGCGGTGCGCAGCGATCAGGTCGACGGCCTCGACGTAGACGAGGGGGTCGACGACACTGTGGAGCGTCTCGGCGACGACCTGCCGCACGGTCTCGACGTCCCACCCCTCCACGAGCGCGGTGAGGTAGGCGCGCATCTTCTCCATCTGCGCCTCGTCGGCACCCTGCAGGGCGAACATGAACTGCGCGTACGCGCTGCGGAGCACTGACCGGCGGCTGATGAGGCCGGAGTCGTAGAAGTGCTTGGAGAACGCCAGCGTGCTGGAGCGGGCGATGATCGTCTTGTCGAGGTCGAAGAACGCCGCGGAGCGGGTGCTCGCGGAAGGGACGGGCGTCGCGTCGGACGTGGTCACGCGTTCAAGCATAGACAGCGAGGGCGGTCGGGGTCGCCGGAAATTCGGGCGTGGCCGGTCCACAGCCTGGCGTCCTCCACACCACAGCGCCTCCTCGAGGCCGCCGGCTTCGTGAGGACACATGCTCACGTCATGGTTGCCTACACCGGAAGCGCCGGACCTGTACGACCGCTGCTCGTCACCGCCTCTGAGCAGCGGCTCGAGTCCGTTCTCCGCCTGTGCGCGGCCGCAGGCGTCGAGCCGAACGTGTGCGCCGACGTGGGTGCCGCGCGCCAGCTCTGGCCGCGGGCGGGCCTCGTCGTGATCGGCGACGACGCCCTCGACGAGGTGGCCTCGGCCGCGCTGGAGCGACGAGCTGACGTCGTCGTGATCGCCGACGAGTCACCCGACCCGCAGGTGTGGGGCGTGGCGCTCGCCGTCGGTGCCGATCGAGTTCTCGCCCTCCCACGTGACGACAGCACGCTCTGCGACGCTCTCGCCGACGGCGTCGAGGGTGCCGGCCAGGACGCGCCGGTGCTCGCCGTCGTCGGTGGCTGCGGGGGCGCAGGGGCGTCGTCGCTCGCGGCAGCGGTCGCGATGACGGCAACGCGGGACCGGTCGGTCACGGACCGTCACGGTGGCGCGAGCGTGCTTCTGGTCGACGCCGACCCGTGGGGCGGTGGGCTCGACGTGCTGCTCGGGGTCGAGGCGACGCCCGGGCTGCGGTGGAGCGACCTGACAGGCACGCACGGGAGGCTGAGCGGGGCGGCACTGAGCAGGTCGCTGCCGCGGGTCGACGACTTGGCGGTCCTCGCGTGGGATCGCGGGGCG
This genomic window contains:
- a CDS encoding DUF402 domain-containing protein, giving the protein MPRRDGGLIGTPGSAPPPEPAPGTLVRQVTTKYGGHPHWEFDTIAHARDEVGTWLYMPAGSRMVRPARDVRTVVDSITLVPHTDPYVATFHAVEDDPTRRLRWRLYVDMTTPARWEAPDLVTMLDLDLDVVLTIDGQVETLDADELTEHRLTYGYPDDLVTLAERSAHDVADAVVRRHEPFGELGWTRLREAQGAFSR
- a CDS encoding oxidoreductase, whose amino-acid sequence is MPDPFSALTALDGVPSAFAATRDGLDSLLRDRGLRRSTPEMTADSLLLGAAASAAIDGAPYDPDGLRRGEADPLALAVARMSTELLSLVPTWHKAPLQAIARIHALVARGRVSDDELGRPVSPEGARRLGTLAQAVVAPTEAPGLLVASVVHAEIATAGAFVSDNGIVARAAERLVIVAKGVDPASLTVPEAGHRAAGAGYTKLLGEYESEGTAGVHKWLLYAAQAYADGAEAAPVEPPKGPRSRS
- the ssd gene encoding septum site-determining protein Ssd, which encodes MVAYTGSAGPVRPLLVTASEQRLESVLRLCAAAGVEPNVCADVGAARQLWPRAGLVVIGDDALDEVASAALERRADVVVIADESPDPQVWGVALAVGADRVLALPRDDSTLCDALADGVEGAGQDAPVLAVVGGCGGAGASSLAAAVAMTATRDRSVTDRHGGASVLLVDADPWGGGLDVLLGVEATPGLRWSDLTGTHGRLSGAALSRSLPRVDDLAVLAWDRGAIEPAAPETVRAVLAAGRRVHDLVVADLPRHLDTPGEEILARATSVVLVVPDDVRAVGAASGVAEGLAGWASNVGLVVRRRRRGLPPELVADTLGMPLVATVDDDPRFRLAVEEGLGPLARRTSVRRAAREVLDVLGPELGR
- a CDS encoding CbiQ family ECF transporter T component gives rise to the protein MSTPYLIGVYQPGDSVVHRLPVGVKVAALAVFSVAVVAVRSMPASWAYLAVALAVAAVARVPLRLLARAARAVLLVAVVIGAFQWWFHGRDRAIETLLDLVSLSLMAVVLTATTPVNAMLDAFVRWITPLRWFGVDPDRVALTISLAMQAIPGTFAIAAETRDAARARGLERRPRAYLSPFVIRVVARAQETGDALAARGVGDD
- a CDS encoding VOC family protein, producing MPGHEHSIPLSVDYVEIAVTDLPAASAFYRDAFGWEIVPYGDEYAGFRTPAESGGEEAGGLRLADEVTRGSTLVLLYADDLEACAASVTAAGGKVIEGPYAFPGGRRFHFLDPSGNELGAWSTS
- a CDS encoding GuaB1 family IMP dehydrogenase-related protein is translated as MRFLNDQQPSQDLTYSDVFMVPSRSDVISRFDVDLTTPDGVGTTIPVVAANMTAVSGRRMAETLARRGGLAVIPQDIPLDVVARSVAQVKAAHPIYDTPVSVTPDTTVGEALSLLHKRAHGAVLVVEGDKPLGVVTEHDGAEVDRFAQVHEVMSSDVLALDAADDPRTVFDALSEHHLSYAPVLHDGALVGVATKKGALRSTLYTPALDAEGRLEIGAAIGINGDVRGKAEALLAMGVDVLVVDTAHGHQDKMLQALPLVVAARDAYEVETGRRVPVVAGNVVSADGTRDLIAAGADIAKVGVGPGAMCTTRMMTGVGRPQFSAVLECATAAADLGKHVWADGGVRYPRDVALALAAGGASVMIGSWLAGTYESPGDLRIGTDGRPYKESFGMASARAVSNRTRDAAGFERARMALFEEGISTSRMYLNPERPGVEDLIDQIIAGVRSSATYAGARSIPEFAERAVVGLQSTAGYEEGRPLHASW
- a CDS encoding energy-coupling factor ABC transporter ATP-binding protein, which encodes MPTLTFDGAGVTVATPKGDKVILAPTSLELTERRIGVIGANGSGKSTLARMVNGLVTASTGRVLVDGVDVAAQPSRVRRRVGFVFTDPAAQVVMPTCVEDIELSLRRHVKRAGERRERALDVLARYGLRDLADTSVHALSGGQRQLLAIAGVLATEPVVVVADEPTTLLDLANTRRIGDLLHGLDQQVVLVTHDLDLVRHCDRVLVVDHGRVRFDGAADEAVADYVASVEQAVAP
- a CDS encoding class I SAM-dependent methyltransferase, yielding MDRSPERARAFDACAGDYAHSRPSYPERAVRWLIGDAPVRVLELGAGSGQMTTALTALGHDVVALDRSAEMLGRLASRLEVPVVRAVAERLPFPAGSFDVVVAAQSYHWFDAERTLPEVARVLRTGGRAALVWNTRDESVPWVRRLTAIIDAEPDDLAAITDSLPLSGLFDLPDSADFGFWQQLDLDALLALVSSRSSIAARAHRERERVLDQVRALYESHASGHNGLRMRYATRCYRAIVHKDALNPSSVPRGELRIGLG
- a CDS encoding HAD family phosphatase, whose product is MTTSDATPVPSASTRSAAFFDLDKTIIARSSTLAFSKHFYDSGLISRRSVLRSAYAQFMFALQGADEAQMEKMRAYLTALVEGWDVETVRQVVAETLHSVVDPLVYVEAVDLIAAHRSAGRDVVIVSASGSEVVDPIGAMLGADHVIATRLVEEDGRYTGEIERYAYGENKAIAIRELADEQGYDLTESYAYSDSETDVPMLVEVGHPYVVNPDKALRRLAAEEDWPVLEFAEPIALKSRVSLESTGSKVAVAGLAAAAVSAAAGVALHQLKRRRSV
- a CDS encoding helix-turn-helix domain-containing protein, which translates into the protein MTTLLAPVPPAPEPAPLLREALGDALRGERRARGRTLRDVAKSSRVSLAYLSEIERGQKEASSEIIASVCTALGITMLDLVATVARAYAVHQGVAPVREAGTPQCPVAMAA